aatgaaataaatctaatctaatctgataagtagtttaattatttaatttgttttataagggggCAAAGGTGTTGTTAAactcctcgtgctaatattgacacCCGTGCAATCGAAAGATACCAAAGTTggaccacgagcgtagcgaggggttctaaaagtggaatcttgagcgttgtgaggatttcaaggcacgagggttaagtATGTAAGCTTTACTATTACTAACTACTACGCTTGTGAAACACAAAACTTTTCGCCACAACAACACGagaaaaatactaactgtaaaacttTTCTATTCTTATCCAAATGAACGCTGTTCAATATTCattattcaaaatcatcactaaAAAGTTAATTGCACCAGTCAATACAACGACACTACTCGTAGGtattcaaaatttgcatcaaatatATACTTTaccactcttgtggataaaacgCAACATTCTCATCAACTATGAAGATTAAAGACTGCCTTTACAAGCGGTGTAGTGAAAATGAAATTATTGGCGTCGCGGATTCTTGTCACAATAATAGGGTTTGTTGAAACAAAGCGTAAGATAAATATAATGTTCGTATGTATTTGTAAATGAGATCTCATTTTGTAGATGAGATTTGCAAAGGAATTAATGATGTGCAACTGTGCAAATGGTCAGCAGTATAGATATAAGTGCCTAAGTAGTACAATAACTACTGACGCCGACAGTCCATTCCGCGATTGCCACCATTGAATAGTAATGAGCAGAAACAGCTATACAGTGCTTCCTTCATTTTATTACTACAGGACATCGACGTTATTCGCATTCGCACATTCACGCCTGAGCCCTCAGTGCGTAAATACACGCGCCATCAACTTACTTACTAAACAGCTAAATGTGTCCGTTAAATTCAAAAGTGAAATTAAAAAGTGTAACTTATGTAGAGTCGCAGGAGGGCGCTCTCTCGCATACACATGTGCGGTGATTcactactgaaaaaaaaacataccgaGGGACGGCGGAGAACGCGAGGCGAGTGACGCAGTGCCTGCAAGTCATTGATCCCGACTCGCTCCCGGAGTGTCGACGCGCGACATGGCCGAGCCCTCGCGCGCGCTCGCGCCGCTCTTCCCGCCGCTCGCGCTGGCGGCTGGGCTGGCgtgcggcgccggcgccgctgcCCTCGCCAACTGCGCCGTCCTCTCTGCGCTCCTCGCCCGCTCCATAAACGGTAGGTACATATCCTTCAAAACAAGATTACTGTTATTACTCAgtcttaaaactaaactaattgTCACCTCTTTTTTAGGGCTCTCCGCAATTATAATACAGTTAGCCGTTGCGGACCTCCTCCTTCTCGTTACCACAATTGGGCCAGAAATGTGGTCCTACAACTACAGGTCATGGATTTTTGGGAACGGCGGTTGTGTTGCATACCAAGGACTCAACGTGTTTGCGTCGACGGCGTCCTTGTATTTAGTTACCACAATAGCGTTACACGCTATTGCTACGGTTAATCTAGAAGTAAAAGCAGCAAGGTGGAAAGCTAAGAGAAGCACTCAAGAAGAAGATGAAGAAATAAGATCATCTCGGCACAGTCTAGTAGCAGCCAGCAGCGACACCTCGACGCCCCCTCGTACGATGAACGTGGACTACCGCCGGCTTACTGACACCAAGATTTTAGTAACCCGGCCAAGTATGCTTGTTTGGATACTGTCTGCGTCCTTAAGTGTACCCGAGTTCACGCTGGCCACAACAGTCCCTTTAGAAAATGATACAATCGTATGCACTTTAATCGATTCTAATCACAGATTCTACATGCATTCATTGATTGCGCTATTCAATCTCTTCCTACCCATCTTTATTATGTCTTTGGCGTTTGGATTAATTGTTGTGCGGTTAAAGGCGCGAAGAACGCTAAGTGAGATTAGTGAAGAAGTGGTGTCTGCGTTAAAATTGTCTCTGTGCTTAATCATAGTGTTTGTCGTGTTGTGTGCGCCGCGATCAATTGTAAACGCGTACTCGGTATATTCTATCGCGGAAGATATGCACGACTCGGAATCTCTGATAGAGACAGTTAAGCATTCCCTGCCTACTGATACGATGACTGCTGTAAATCTATGGTTTAGTGCGACTTACTTACTTGCGCTAGTCTTACGACCTGTTTTGTGTATAATATTACTGCCATGTTTGAAACAAAAGTTTACATTTAGATGTCGAACAAGTGATGAAGAAAATGTTTAATACTTTTGCGTAAGTATATGTACAGGAtaattcaggagacgtgagcaggacttatactgcgcatttcgtaaattataagcaactgtttcgtatcagtattagtgaggttaacattaattttctagtcgtgttgaaaaaaaaagttaagtattcatttatttacgacatgtatggtcaccctacaattagaatactaaactaccgatattctgtgtcaaattgaatgtcatcattgtcatcacggtctggttacttttgaaaactcgtatctcacacaagtttattttcttcgtaatcaaaatgctgtcattacggttaaagaggttttatgtctattaattaggtcttgtagtgaccatgattgtagataaataaatttgccctcaccaaaaagttaaaaaataggaaaaagtgtggttgtttcacctaaatacgacggtgatcgatcaattatcagttactgagtgtgcaagattagtcctgctcacgtctcatgaatcatcctgtatataatgtaggtacatatatataatgAGTCTCTAAGACTGAATTTCTCGGTGTGTTCTGTCTTTGCCTGGAGCAAATCGGGACATTGTTATTATCGTTATCGTATCAATAGctaacctacctatacctaGTCTCAATAGTCTCACAAATATCTATTTAAGGGATAACAATTAACTCTCATGTTATTGACAGTTaggggccacttgcaccattaacTAAccaggggttaaccggttaaacctggagttatcatggttaccaatacaagtagacactgggttaacgtaATAAacgttaaccggttaaccccggcgggttagtgggatggtgcaagtggcgcttattaGGGTTAGACATTTGACGAATATACTTTGTGAAGCATGGTGTAATTGTGAAATATTCTgcatttttaggtacctatacttatacatataagtGTATGACTGACTTATAACTTTCCTTTCAGAAACAGGAAAGACAAAAATAGCTCCAATATAATATGTAAATGCCATATAATAAGACCAAATAAAGACTGATGAATGGAATCTAGTTCTTAATGTCGTTAATTTAATTCTTAAAGGATATAGAAACTACTAATTACTAATTactatataggtacatagtttAACTAACTTAGTGTATCGCCTGAAACTAAAACATGGTGAAGGTACAGGAAATGCAAACAAGTTGTTTTGTCGCTCGCCTTGATAACGCATTCCTTCCTTCGCCAAAGTAAACACAGCTTGATCCTATGGTTACCAAGTCCTACAGACGAAACATTCTACTCAATACGCGTGGGCGTGAGATTGGACGTAAATATTTTATACGTATCATATAAataagttataatataattaattactttGGCGTCATTGTCTTAGAATCTGATTCATATGTAGGTATCTATTCTTCCCCTCAGCAACTAGAACAAGCGTACCTTTAGGTAAAGTAAGGATAAAGACGCAATGAATTTCACTTACACTTATTTCGCACAATTGATCAAAATCGTAAATTGCTTCCTGCACGTAGTAAAGAAAATAGTTGTTTGCTTGACAAAGGAGCGAGGTTTTTGTCTGCCCCTCGTGCTAAATTTATTTCTAAGGCCCGAGCAAGCAAacgattccaaaattgaatctTTGTTACAGCAGCAGCAGTGTGTGTGCAGCAACATTTGTTTACTTCTCGTACCCTGAAACCCTCACAATGCTCATGATCCCATATATTATATCACGGGTGTCAAACTAAACCACGCTTTGCTGCCTTTATTCAAAAGGGAATAATAcaaagttttttattttttgcatcATTTAGCTCTCGCTGCAGAGATGAAAAGTGGTGTAGGTAGTGGTACTCCTTTATACGTACGAGTATAACTACTACCTATTGTATTATAATTCATAGCTGTAAATAATAAGGTGAACATATCCACATGTCTTATTCCTGGCTCTGGGGCGTGCAGTATAAATAGAATGTGTACTCGGGTTAAGTAAGTACTTAGTGGAAGTATAGTGTGAAAGTGGAGTAAAATTGCACTACAATATAATTATAGGTCTTTGGGGCTTACAACACACGCGGTAGTATCAAAATTAGGCGCTTTCCAATAATTTAtatgattataaaatatttttgtgtgtatttttttaatgggGCCGGAGGGCAGCTACCAGATCCCGTGTGCTGCCGCGGTTTATTCGACTTTTCCAGTGCTCTCATGCGTAAAAAATAAGAGCATGTGAATTAACTCAactttttttcatactaaatgTATGAAGAACGTTGCCCTTTATATCAGCCTTTTTTAGTGTCCTAAAGTTATAGTCTCTAAGATGCTTTTGATCTTGCATAGAATTGGAATATTCCGGTTCGCGGTCGCCACTCAGAAATTTTAACATTAACCCATTGACCGCCACAGACGGCTGTGGACGTCATCGGAAAGTCTTGCCAAGGGCGCCAACGACGGCTACAGGCGTCAGCTTCGCCAATTCAACAGGGATTTACGCGAGACtccgtaaagttcaatttcgctTAAATAATCGCGATCGCCTGGCGTCCGGGGCACGGCATATTCGCGCGCTgtctggcgttcaaagggttaaaatgAACTGTACGAGTACCTACTAGCGGAATAAAATagcaaaagtttttttttaactattagtCGGTTTAATTGATTCCCAGGCGTAcaagcgaatttaaaaaaaatctgtgaatgcagttttgtttatttttaaaaataatagaaacttCCTTGTTAAATGAGCTAACTTAAGGTTTTAAGACACtttttccctccagggcccattatttttttccacactgtatatttaggaaaaattggaaaagagctgatacttaTTTTTCAAACTGCAGGATCAAAAATAGCTAACAAACACCGCAAGAAAACTCTCGCTCACATAAAAAAACagcatcgaaatcggtccatccgttggGGGTTTTCGTCAGGGGGTAATTAGGTATCATAGAGATAGACCTAATGAGGAAGGCAAGTCTTAAACGTTGTCATAgtggcgccagcataggtttcCGTTTCccatgtatgtatttatgttcTATCGGATTAGGCGCTTagtatgctggcgccatctgtaaaACACTTCGACTGGCCAACTTCATAACTTTGTTCATAGATGGCGTTGCGTCGTGCTGGCTATAGGTCTCTctctatgatttatttatttcattttgtaaTTATTGACTGATCAGCGAATTGGGTACTTACTAGGAAAGCACGAGCTACATATCCATTCAGAACTCTTCTTGGAAATCACCGTTATGTAGGTCACTGTAATTTACCTactaatataggtatgtacatagcAATTAGAATTACGTCTAACCgaaataaatacctatgttGCAGCCAGCTGGGCCAATTAGCCAGGTAATTAGACGCCTAGCCAGTTCATTAAAAGCCggcatttaattaaatatctgaaaaaCAACCAGCCAAGTCATTGAACATCATCGATTTAGAATAATCGATGTTGATCGCAACATTCGCAACGTTTAACCAGATGGCTGAGCGTCGTGTCGTGTAAGGTTAAATTAGACATTGATGAATTTATGATGttcggttaggttagattaggttattgtatttatttatttattttattgtaaccttatttattttgttgtttcatttataagttttttttattaaatcaatAATTAAATCACTTGGCTGAGAGAACCAGTCGTTTTCAAAGGGCTGACTTTCAATGCGCCAAGTTGTTAAACGTTAAGTGATTCCAGCCAGTTCAATTAAACTATCGATATGCCAGGCTTGTCTTtcacttttttaatatttctatAAGCTAAAACAAGAGCACTGCAGCAAAATAATACATTACTCTCCATTCCTCGGCCAGTTGGGTAAAAATATCCTTACTCCATTTAAAGTTAGCGTCGCGTCGGCGTCTAATAATCTCCTCCGACACTGTGTTCCTTCAGTACAATCGTCAATACAGTTAATTGACCATTCGTAAACATTATTACAACGAGAGATAACGTCTACAGTTGCTGTTAGCAGGCACATCCGAGCACGTACCCGCCACATGCTTATTCGGAAACATCATTAACCTGAAGTACCGTGGCACCGTTTTATATTATGCACGTCATGGCATGGCAGTAGTCTCTATACAGTCTTATGGCCACATTACTCATTAGCGtctagggtggtattccacattccacctgtccaatatttgatcaaatgtgcattgcgtctctctctcgctaagcaaaatgtgagacgcaaatacaaatTTGATCAAATATTGAACAGGTGGAATACCGGTGATTAATAATcagttaaatatattttgaaacgCCCTTTAACTACTAGGTGTTTCTTCAACGTAACGCCATCTAATTAAACCCTCTAAATAGCTCACTAATAGTTGTACCGGAAGGAACAGCAATAAGCATATAAAAAATCTGATGCTGGTGTTCTTTGGTTGTTGCGGTACAATTGTTGGCTGTGGCTGTCCATCAAGACCATGAAGTTTTAAGTAGATGTTGAAGtatttacttaaaatataccaacCGACAGACTAACATCTTCGTCCACATTGCCGTGTCTTCCGGTACTTGGTTCGGCATCGGTTCTAGGAGCAGCTCTGGGGCTATCGCCGACGGCGGCATTGCTTTGGTTTTCCTCGGGTGTCTCTTCATCCTCTATTTATTGGAACAGGAAAAAGTTGTTACCATCAAATATTCCTGTAGGTAACGCTTAGTTGCATCCAAACTTGTACGACTCTGGACATTAATGTTTCATTCAATatacttttcacatcacctattcggaaaaggactttttcacatcacctaatcagaaaatggatttttcttccctgctaggagggatcaaagtgccacttttctgttcaacgacatttcattgccagtataaaatattagtaTAATTAACTAAagtgggtcaagcagatcttgtcagtaaaaaaaggcggcaaatttgaataatgtaggcgcgaagggatatctcaagaaaatttgaatttcgcgcctttttctactgacaagatttgcttgacacCATCTatatgaacatcgtatgtacagcctggcaaaaaagagtagaaattaaaaagtggcaacactagtgtctacactaagatttttttattttcctcatagtcgatgtgaaaagcagtatgtgtcacacggtatcaaaattatttcgtcttgggcgttaacacttgaatccctcattagcattacgctcaggattctactttagaatccctcactacgttcgggattctattgtagaatccatcgcttcattcaggattcaatgtacgcccttgacggaaatatatcattttgatcccttgtaacacaaactactatttcttCCCCgttaggagggatcaaagtggcacttttcctccctgctaggggggatcaaagtggcacttttctgttctaggacactgtttttgaTAACAAAAACTAATCAATTAGTTGATAACAAAAATTAatcaagctaaaaaaagaatgcaatttttttttgcattctttttttagtttgattaatattttgaaacataataatttgtgtcaacactaagatttttttattttcctcatagttgatgtgaaaagcagtatgtgtcacacggtatcaaaattatttcgtcttgggcgttaacacttgaatccctcattacgctcaggattccattgtagaatccatcacttcattcaggattcaatatacgcccttgacggaaacatatcattttgatcccttgtaacacaaactactatagaTATCAGTGGCGACTGCGTACAGAATCCTAGCTCTACATGCGTATCTAAGGGCCTCGATTCCACGATGTGTATTGACAGTTCGTCCTACCGTCGTACATTCCGCTATCATTATATCAACTGCTTTCTATGacctaaaacattacaaatcttaaggcttcgtcacacaggcgcgttttccgggcggggcgtgagcgttttatatgtaaaagcggcgcgccccgctcacgccccgcgcggaaaacgcgcctgtgtgacgaagcctttaggTGAACTTGCCAACTCCTAAATTaaaacgccacttttcacaATGACGACCTAATAATCGCCATGTCACGAGCTATATCATTAAAATGGTTGAATTTTCCTCCAGCGCAGTGGCGCGAGTTAAACAATAATCTATTTGGTTCAGCAAGCTCGAGGTGAACTCGAGGTTGCGTACGACCGAGTGCACAATAGATTTTCTTGTTTGAAAAGCTTCAGCTCATTGAAACAGCCAAGGGGCCATTTAAGGGTTTAATTTTATTACGCAAATGCTAAAAGGTTGAAAAATTATCCATATTGTATCATTTCGTGTAAAGTTAAGAAACTTATGAATTATGATGCAATTGAAATGTATTGAGAAAATCTATGTATAAGAGTAAAATCTCGTTACTTAGGAAATCAGATCAATACGGATACAGGAGACAACACATGATAATGACAGTCTCTTTGCGCggtaatcatcatcatctatttaagagttagactcttgtcggtggagcgattTCCATGCATGATTGCGcggtaatataattataaaatttataaagaaTCGTTTCAATCACATCGACAACCCTGTCCATCCTATGCCCGCAGTCCTCTTTTCCGAATCAAGCGAAACATTAATAGAAATGtcttatttcaaaaaaaaaactttacaggAACTTCGCATGTAAATTCTATAAGTATCTAATATTTCCGAAGGTCCGTATCCATAACACAATACGCTTGGCGCATGCGTCGAAAGCCAATGACACACGTAATCGATTGGTCCATGTTTTTACAAATTGCCCTTTTAGCACTAGTCATAGGTACAAATTGCTAGCAGCCTTATGTTTTATTTACAGGACCTCGAGgagcatattaaaaaaaataactaatttcATTTCAAAATATGGGATCAGGGGTTTCACGAATTGGGCAGTATAACAAGTTTTTAGAAAACTAGCTAATGGCAAATTAGGATATTTtagatattttgatatttaccttcACATTTCAACTATTGGGGGGAGGAGTAGTAACGAAATGTTACATTACTTTTGCCGCAAGGCGATTACTGCAAAATTAGAGATAAAATCATTCAGACAAACAATATCTTAGGGGTTAATAGGTGGCGGTTTATTTCAATGTTGATTCTAAAACTAAAAagtgtatttaatacaaaagtttATTGGTGAAAACatgaaaaatataatagatTAATGGCTGATAAAATGCAGCAGAAATGTTACAATTATATGTCCATCACAAGACTATTTTGCTAATAAATGCCTGAAAAATTCAGAATGCTACTTATTAATCAGTGATGGGCACAACAAAATGGTTAATGTCAACAACAATTAGTTTTCCTTTGGTAATAATTAAAACTTTAGAGGACATCACAAAACCACATAAAGACACTAACAACTTTTTTGTGCCCTTACTCAATACAGCCATTACAGTTAGCGGGTCGATAATGTAATCTAACTTTAACGGGTCACTGGGCGCACTTTAACAAATGTAATCACTAATATTCTTTAAAATAACATTCACCGTCATAAACTCCCATTTCACTGCGGACATGCGGCGAAAGGAATGTTTCATTGGGGGCCGACCAGGCTGCAAGTTTTAATAATATGAAAGGAAAACACTTTTAACTTAAGAAACCGTAATTTTAATAACTtaagttataaatatttatattcatcAGGTCAGCTCGATATCTGTAATCCAGTGTAAATACAGAAATACAAAACCGTCAAAGATGACACATAACATTTAGACGGAACGTGAAGGTCCGCTGCGAACgacatttaacatttttttacaagCGACGGCTCGCTGCGGGGCGGGGAGACCGGCCCGCGCGGCGTTCTCGAATGTTACTCGTTTTCTTATAAAACACCGATGAGAACATTGGATGTGGGGAGGGGATGAGACATTAGTTGTCGCCGCCCTCGGCGGGCTCGTCGCCGTCGCCCTGCGTGTCCGACGTCCACAGCGTCAGGTTGTCTCGCAGCAGCTGCATGATCAGCGTCGAGTCCTTGTACGAGTCTTCGTTCAGTGTGTCCAGTTCCGCGATCGCGTCATCGAACGCCTGCAACACCAGGAACTTATTACTTTCCGCCCACTACCACATAGCACTAGACaatttaacaaaatgtacaTCATACTGTATTTGAAAGGGTTGTTAATTAGAAAACGACCAAAGTGAATATGAATTTAATCGTGACTTGGTTGTTTTCGAATTATCCAATTCAAATgtctaaataatacaaaaacacTGTTACTGGCTGGATCGAGGATTAAGAGGTTAATCGCTTTTTACATGTCCATCATGCTCAAAATTATTAGTTGTCGTCCATacaatttaaaaagttttttggAAGGAAATCCATGCAGATATACGATTTGTTTTTTCGCGATGTTAGTAAGGAGTTATTGAGACCGACGCGGGCACGGGCACACTGCAAAACAATGTGTTCAGTGTCAGAAACCTGTTTAGCTAAGTGGCACGCTCGCGCAGGGGAGTTGATAATCTCGTAATAAAAGACGGAAAAGTTGAGCGCGAGACCGAGCCGGATGGGGTGGGTCGGTTGCATTTTGGCTTTCGCAATGTCGAACGCCTCCTGGTAGGCCTTCTGCGAGTCTTCCACGACAGCTGAGGACAAGCGAGCATGTTACACGAGACCTCTACACTCGTGCCAGCCAGCACAGCCTATGCTTAAACTGACACAAATAATGACCTGTTTGGCGAGCTGACACGCTTTGTCTGGTGAATTTAATATCTCATAATAGAAGACGGAGAAATTTAACGCGAGCCCCAGCCTGATTGGGTGTGTGGGCTGCATTTTCGCCTTGCTGATCTCGAAAGCATCCTGGTATGCTTTCTGTGAGTCCTCTACAACAgctgtaatataaatttaagttTACTAGAGAACCTAGAAACTTAGGTAAAAGCCCAATAATAGAAGATTtcatgataaatatttattgttacTGTTGACCAATgtctattaataaaataaaaagttaacttttttttttaatttttaaattgaaatttgggGGATCATGTAAGAGGAAAACTTTATCGTATTTTGAAATGAACACTTACAATTTCTGGTTTCTCCTGTGGCCACTTCTGCGAGGTACCTGTAGTAATCTCCCTTCATTTTAAGGTAAAATACTTTACTTTCTGGATTACTAGCTTTAGGAATAAGGTGCTTGTCAAGTAAACcctgaaaaataaaagaataacgAATTAAAAACTAGTTAGAAAGTAATCATTGACTAATTAATACATTTCAATAGCTCTAAGAAGTCAACCCCGAgatttaatattattgaaattattaacGTTCCTCAAACTgcaaaaattcaaatattttaaattaataattattttataatgtgttataattgattattaaaatggtaaaataacattaatatgCGCATAGTATCTGGACAGGGCAACGAACGAAAACGGGATAGGAGCGCGCGCAGTGACGCGGCGCACTACGTCACCCACCCGCCACCCCCCCCTCGGAAAAGCCGCACCGCGCCCCGGCGCCCGGCGCGCTATAACGCCCATGATCCACCGAAACGTACCTACCGATCGGAGGAAATGACCACGACACGAC
This genomic interval from Cydia splendana chromosome 4, ilCydSple1.2, whole genome shotgun sequence contains the following:
- the LOC134789522 gene encoding visual pigment-like receptor peropsin, giving the protein MAEPSRALAPLFPPLALAAGLACGAGAAALANCAVLSALLARSINGLSAIIIQLAVADLLLLVTTIGPEMWSYNYRSWIFGNGGCVAYQGLNVFASTASLYLVTTIALHAIATVNLEVKAARWKAKRSTQEEDEEIRSSRHSLVAASSDTSTPPRTMNVDYRRLTDTKILVTRPSMLVWILSASLSVPEFTLATTVPLENDTIVCTLIDSNHRFYMHSLIALFNLFLPIFIMSLAFGLIVVRLKARRTLSEISEEVVSALKLSLCLIIVFVVLCAPRSIVNAYSVYSIAEDMHDSESLIETVKHSLPTDTMTAVNLWFSATYLLALVLRPVLCIILLPCLKQKFTFRCRTSDEENV
- the LOC134790007 gene encoding 14-3-3 protein zeta isoform X2, whose translation is MSVDKEELVQRAKLAEQAERYDDMAAAMKEVTETGVELSNEERNLLSVAYKNVVGARRSSWRVISSIEQKTEGSERKQQMAKEYRVKVEKELREICYDVLGLLDKHLIPKASNPESKVFYLKMKGDYYRYLAEVATGETRNSVVEDSQKAYQEAFDIAKAKMQPTHPIRLGLALNFSVFYYEIINSPARACHLAKQAFDDAIAELDTLNEDSYKDSTLIMQLLRDNLTLWTSDTQGDGDEPAEGGDN
- the LOC134790007 gene encoding 14-3-3 protein zeta isoform X1; this encodes MSVDKEELVQRAKLAEQAERYDDMAAAMKEVTETGVELSNEERNLLSVAYKNVVGARRSSWRVISSIEQKTEGSERKQQMAKEYRVKVEKELREICYDVLGLLDKHLIPKASNPESKVFYLKMKGDYYRYLAEVATGETRNSVVEDSQKAYQDAFEISKAKMQPTHPIRLGLALNFSVFYYEILNSPDKACQLAKQAFDDAIAELDTLNEDSYKDSTLIMQLLRDNLTLWTSDTQGDGDEPAEGGDN